A stretch of the Aegilops tauschii subsp. strangulata cultivar AL8/78 chromosome 4, Aet v6.0, whole genome shotgun sequence genome encodes the following:
- the LOC109773779 gene encoding protein SUPPRESSOR OF QUENCHING 1, chloroplastic isoform X2 yields MARQIVPSRSFHRLLTSRHYPLASPAPPLRPILLPKALSRATAAATPQLPRRGRRPVVAASASAPAPSSSETEAVPGAWGKVSAVLFDMDGVLCNSEEPSRCAAVDVFAEMGVDVTVDDFIPFTGTGEANFLGGVARVKGVKDFSTESAKKRFFEIYLDKYAKPNSGIGFPGALELIMECKNAGLKVAVASSADRVKVDANLAAAGLPVSLFDAIVSADAFENLKPAPDIFLAASKNLGVDTNECIVIEDALAGVQAAKAAEIRCIAVTTSLDEDALQQASPVFIRKDIGDISINDILYGGSNAYHNERTENTKNISSLGNASPEILNGATNAESVENTNSSSSKDQGLLGSRRDILRYGSLGIAFSCLFFTIGNWKAMQFASPKGLLNFLTGGNSSIFATNEGESLSSRVQQIKKYLADFETGGSATYVPEFPRKLDWLNTAPLQFGRDLKGRVVVLDFWTYCCINCMHVLPDLEFIEKKYKDKPFTVVGVHSAKFDNEKDLEAIRSAVLRYNVTHPVVNDGDMYLWRELGVNSWPTFVVVAPNGKVLAQISGEGHRKDLDDVVGAALEFYDERKLLQNNSLPLALEKDRDSRLITSPLKFPGKLAIDVQNNRLFISDSNHNRIVVTNLDGEFICQVGSSEEGLLDGQFDTASFNRPQGLAYNFKKNILYVADTENHALREVDFVNETVRTLAGNGTKGSDYEGGGRGTNQVLNSPWDVCYAPLEETVYIAMAGQHQIWKHNTLDGVTEVFSGNGSEKNLNGSSPTNTSFAQPSGISLDPELRELFVADSESSSIRAVNLKSGGSRWLAGGDPNFPDNLFRFGDHDGTGWDVLLQHPLGVVYASDNQIYVADSYNHKIKKLDPVTKKVTTIAGTGRAGYKDGDALSAQLSEPAGLVEVGEGRFLVADTNNSAIRSIVLNERGAEVRTLDLTGVQAPSPKPKALRRLRRRLSADTNVINVDGGSSMEGYVSLAISVPDGYHFSKEARSKFDVETEPANAIEIEPVNGSLNSDGQASLKFKRTSSSSSTGRINCKVYYCKEDEVCLYQSVAFDVKFQEGVPSPAPITLAYTVVPRDNSGSSLMAAGKNL; encoded by the exons ATGGCGCGGCAAATCGTGCCTTCTAGAAGCTTCCACCGCCTCCTCACCTCTCGGCACTACCCGCTCGCCTCCCCGGCGCCACCGCTCCGCCCTATACTTCTACCGAAAGCCCTATCTcgggccaccgccgccgccaccccgcaACTCCCTCGCCGGGGGCGACGTCCCGTcgtcgccgcctccgcctccgccccaGCGCCTTCCTCGTCGGAGACCGAGGCGGTGCCGGGGGCATGGGGGAAGGTCTCGGCCGTGCTATTCGACATGGACGGCGTGCTCTGCAACAGCGAGGAGCCGTCGCGCTGCGCCGCCGTGGACGTCTTCGCCGAGATGGGCGTCGACGTCACCGTGGATGACTTCATCCCCTTCACGGGCACAG GTGAGGCCAATTTCCTTGGAGGTGTTGCCAGGGTGAAAGGAGTGAAAGATTTTAGTACTGAAAGCGCCAAGAAGCGCTTTTTTGAGATATACCTTGACAAG TATGCTAAACCAAATTCTGGAATTGGGTTCCCAGGGGCTCTGGAACTCATCATGGAG TGCAAAAACGCAGGTCTGAAGGTCGCTGTTGCATCTAGCGCTGATAGGGTTAAGGTTGATGCAAATCTGGCGGCTGCTGGTTTGCCTGTATCACT ATTTGATGCTATTGTTTCCGCTGATGCTTTTGAAAATTTAAAGCCTGCTCCAGACATATTCCTTGCAGCATCTAAGAACTTAGGTGTTGACACGAATGAG TGCATCGTGATAGAAGATGCGCTTGCTGGAGTTCAAGCTGCAAAAGCTGCGGAAATACG ATGTATTGCTGTGACGACTTCTCTAGATGAAGATGCATTACAACAAGCCAGTCCTGTGTTCATCAGAAAAGACATTGGAGATATTTCAATTAATGACATCCTGTATGGTGGTTCTAATGCTTACCACA ATGAACGGACAGAAAATACCAAGAATATTAGTTCCTTAGGAAATGCTTCTCCTGAAATTCTGAATGGAGCAACTAATGCTGAATCTGTTGAGAATACAAACTCTTCAAGTTCGAAAGACCAAGG GTTGTTGGGTTCTCGTCGGGATATATTAAGATATGGAAGTCTTGGAATAGCTTTTTCATGTCTTTTCTTTACAATCGGAAATTGGAAG GCAATGCAGTTCGCATCTCCTAAAGGTCTGCTTAATTTTTTGACGGGTGGGAACAGTTCAATTTTTGCAACTAATGAAG GAGAATCACTGTCATCAAGAGTTCAGCAAATAAAGAAGTATTTAGCTGATTTTGAAACTGG GGGCTCTGCCACTTACGTACCTGAGTTCCCAAGAAAGCTCGACTGGTTGAATACAGCCCCACTTCAGTTTGGAAGA GATTTAAAAGGAAGAGTAGTCGTGTTGGATTTTTGGACATACTGCTGCATCAACTGCATGCATGTCTTGCCAGACCTGGAGTTTATAGAGAAGAAGTATAAAGATAAACCT TTCACTGTTGTTGGTGTGCATTCTGCCAAATTTGATAATGAAAAAGATCTTGAAGCCATCCGCAGTGCTGTCCTGCGCTACAACGTTACTCATCCA GTTGTAAATGACGGTGACATGTACTTGTGGAGAGAACTGGGGGTGAACTCTTGGCCGACGTTTGTGGTTGTCGCGCCCAATGGAAAGGTTCTAGCACAAATATCAGGCGAAGGCCACAGAAAG GACCTTGATGACGTAGTTGGTGCAGCACTTGAGTTTTATGATGAAAGGAAATTACTACAGAATAATTCCCTCCCCTTGGCGTTGGAGAAGGACAGGGATAGTCGATTAATAACTTCACCACTAAAGTTTCCTGGGAAACTTGCAATTGATGTACAGAACAATCGATTATTTATATCAGACAGTAACCACAATCGAATT GTGGTCACTAACCTGGACGGGGAATTTATATGCCAAGTTGGAAGTTCGGAAGAAGGACTACTTGATGGCCAATTTGATACTGCCTCGTTTAATCGCCCTCAA GGTCTTGCATACAATTTCAAAAAGAATATCCTATATGTAGCGGACACTGAGAACCATGCACTGCG AGAGGTTGATTTTGTTAATGAGACTGTCAGAACACTAGCTGGAAATGGGACTAAAGGTTCCGACTATGAAGGAGGAGGCCGAGGAACTAATCAG GTTCTAAATTCACCATGGGATGTCTGCTATGCTCCCTTGGAGGAGACCGTGTACATTGCGATGGCGGGACAACATCAAATCTGGAAACACAACACCCTTGATGGTGTAACTGAAGTTTTCAGTGGTAATGGCTCCGAAAAAAATCTGAATGGTTCAAG CCCCACCAACACATCGTTTGCGCAGCCATCTGGGATTTCATTGGATCCTG AATTGCGGGAGTTATTTGTTGCTGATAGTGAAAGCAGTTCCATTCGAGCTGTTAATTTGAAGTCAGGGGGGTCAAGATGGCTTGCTGGGGGAGATCCAAATTTTCCAGATAATTTGTTTAGG TTTGGCGATCATGACGGGACTGGTTGGGATGTGCTACTCCAGCATCCACTGGGTGTTGTCTATGCTAGCGATAATCAAATATATGTTGCAGATTCTTATAATCACAAG ATAAAAAAGTTAGATCCTGTCACAAAAAAAGTTACAACGATTGCTGGTACTGGACGTGCAGGATACAAGGATGGTGATGCCTTGTCAGCTCAA CTATCTGAGCCAGCAGGACTTGTTGAAGTTGGAGAAG GAAGATTTCTTGTAGCAGATACAAACAACAGTGCAATCAGATCTATAGTTTTGAATGAGAGAGGTGCTGAGGTGCGCACACTAGATTTGACTGGAGTGCAGGCGCCATCACCAAAACCGAAGGCATTGAGACGCCTAAGACGACGGTTATCAGCAGACACAAATGTTATTAACGTTGATGGTGGTTCCTCAATGGAAGGATATGTGTCTCTTGCAATCTCAGTTCCTGATGGTTACCATTTCTCGAAG GAAGCTCGCAGCAAATTTGATGTGGAAACAGAACCAGCTAATGCAATTGAGATCGAGCCAGTGAATGGATCTCTAAACTCAGATGGGCAGGCGTCACTCAAGTTCAaaagaacatcatcatcatcatcaacaggAAGGATCAACTGCAAG GTTTACTACTGCAAAGAAGATGAAGTTTGTCTTTACCAGTCTGTGGCTTTTGATGTCAAATTCCAAGAGGGGGTACCCAGTCCTGCACCAATTACTCTAGCCTATACTGTGGTGCCGAGAGATAATTCAGGTAGTTCGTTAATGGCTGCTGGTAAGAACTTATAA
- the LOC109773779 gene encoding protein SUPPRESSOR OF QUENCHING 1, chloroplastic isoform X1: MARQIVPSRSFHRLLTSRHYPLASPAPPLRPILLPKALSRATAAATPQLPRRGRRPVVAASASAPAPSSSETEAVPGAWGKVSAVLFDMDGVLCNSEEPSRCAAVDVFAEMGVDVTVDDFIPFTGTGEANFLGGVARVKGVKDFSTESAKKRFFEIYLDKYAKPNSGIGFPGALELIMECKNAGLKVAVASSADRVKVDANLAAAGLPVSLFDAIVSADAFENLKPAPDIFLAASKNLGVDTNECIVIEDALAGVQAAKAAEIRCIAVTTSLDEDALQQASPVFIRKDIGDISINDILYGGSNAYHIDADERTENTKNISSLGNASPEILNGATNAESVENTNSSSSKDQGLLGSRRDILRYGSLGIAFSCLFFTIGNWKAMQFASPKGLLNFLTGGNSSIFATNEGESLSSRVQQIKKYLADFETGGSATYVPEFPRKLDWLNTAPLQFGRDLKGRVVVLDFWTYCCINCMHVLPDLEFIEKKYKDKPFTVVGVHSAKFDNEKDLEAIRSAVLRYNVTHPVVNDGDMYLWRELGVNSWPTFVVVAPNGKVLAQISGEGHRKDLDDVVGAALEFYDERKLLQNNSLPLALEKDRDSRLITSPLKFPGKLAIDVQNNRLFISDSNHNRIVVTNLDGEFICQVGSSEEGLLDGQFDTASFNRPQGLAYNFKKNILYVADTENHALREVDFVNETVRTLAGNGTKGSDYEGGGRGTNQVLNSPWDVCYAPLEETVYIAMAGQHQIWKHNTLDGVTEVFSGNGSEKNLNGSSPTNTSFAQPSGISLDPELRELFVADSESSSIRAVNLKSGGSRWLAGGDPNFPDNLFRFGDHDGTGWDVLLQHPLGVVYASDNQIYVADSYNHKIKKLDPVTKKVTTIAGTGRAGYKDGDALSAQLSEPAGLVEVGEGRFLVADTNNSAIRSIVLNERGAEVRTLDLTGVQAPSPKPKALRRLRRRLSADTNVINVDGGSSMEGYVSLAISVPDGYHFSKEARSKFDVETEPANAIEIEPVNGSLNSDGQASLKFKRTSSSSSTGRINCKVYYCKEDEVCLYQSVAFDVKFQEGVPSPAPITLAYTVVPRDNSGSSLMAAGKNL; the protein is encoded by the exons ATGGCGCGGCAAATCGTGCCTTCTAGAAGCTTCCACCGCCTCCTCACCTCTCGGCACTACCCGCTCGCCTCCCCGGCGCCACCGCTCCGCCCTATACTTCTACCGAAAGCCCTATCTcgggccaccgccgccgccaccccgcaACTCCCTCGCCGGGGGCGACGTCCCGTcgtcgccgcctccgcctccgccccaGCGCCTTCCTCGTCGGAGACCGAGGCGGTGCCGGGGGCATGGGGGAAGGTCTCGGCCGTGCTATTCGACATGGACGGCGTGCTCTGCAACAGCGAGGAGCCGTCGCGCTGCGCCGCCGTGGACGTCTTCGCCGAGATGGGCGTCGACGTCACCGTGGATGACTTCATCCCCTTCACGGGCACAG GTGAGGCCAATTTCCTTGGAGGTGTTGCCAGGGTGAAAGGAGTGAAAGATTTTAGTACTGAAAGCGCCAAGAAGCGCTTTTTTGAGATATACCTTGACAAG TATGCTAAACCAAATTCTGGAATTGGGTTCCCAGGGGCTCTGGAACTCATCATGGAG TGCAAAAACGCAGGTCTGAAGGTCGCTGTTGCATCTAGCGCTGATAGGGTTAAGGTTGATGCAAATCTGGCGGCTGCTGGTTTGCCTGTATCACT ATTTGATGCTATTGTTTCCGCTGATGCTTTTGAAAATTTAAAGCCTGCTCCAGACATATTCCTTGCAGCATCTAAGAACTTAGGTGTTGACACGAATGAG TGCATCGTGATAGAAGATGCGCTTGCTGGAGTTCAAGCTGCAAAAGCTGCGGAAATACG ATGTATTGCTGTGACGACTTCTCTAGATGAAGATGCATTACAACAAGCCAGTCCTGTGTTCATCAGAAAAGACATTGGAGATATTTCAATTAATGACATCCTGTATGGTGGTTCTAATGCTTACCACA TTGATGCAGATGAACGGACAGAAAATACCAAGAATATTAGTTCCTTAGGAAATGCTTCTCCTGAAATTCTGAATGGAGCAACTAATGCTGAATCTGTTGAGAATACAAACTCTTCAAGTTCGAAAGACCAAGG GTTGTTGGGTTCTCGTCGGGATATATTAAGATATGGAAGTCTTGGAATAGCTTTTTCATGTCTTTTCTTTACAATCGGAAATTGGAAG GCAATGCAGTTCGCATCTCCTAAAGGTCTGCTTAATTTTTTGACGGGTGGGAACAGTTCAATTTTTGCAACTAATGAAG GAGAATCACTGTCATCAAGAGTTCAGCAAATAAAGAAGTATTTAGCTGATTTTGAAACTGG GGGCTCTGCCACTTACGTACCTGAGTTCCCAAGAAAGCTCGACTGGTTGAATACAGCCCCACTTCAGTTTGGAAGA GATTTAAAAGGAAGAGTAGTCGTGTTGGATTTTTGGACATACTGCTGCATCAACTGCATGCATGTCTTGCCAGACCTGGAGTTTATAGAGAAGAAGTATAAAGATAAACCT TTCACTGTTGTTGGTGTGCATTCTGCCAAATTTGATAATGAAAAAGATCTTGAAGCCATCCGCAGTGCTGTCCTGCGCTACAACGTTACTCATCCA GTTGTAAATGACGGTGACATGTACTTGTGGAGAGAACTGGGGGTGAACTCTTGGCCGACGTTTGTGGTTGTCGCGCCCAATGGAAAGGTTCTAGCACAAATATCAGGCGAAGGCCACAGAAAG GACCTTGATGACGTAGTTGGTGCAGCACTTGAGTTTTATGATGAAAGGAAATTACTACAGAATAATTCCCTCCCCTTGGCGTTGGAGAAGGACAGGGATAGTCGATTAATAACTTCACCACTAAAGTTTCCTGGGAAACTTGCAATTGATGTACAGAACAATCGATTATTTATATCAGACAGTAACCACAATCGAATT GTGGTCACTAACCTGGACGGGGAATTTATATGCCAAGTTGGAAGTTCGGAAGAAGGACTACTTGATGGCCAATTTGATACTGCCTCGTTTAATCGCCCTCAA GGTCTTGCATACAATTTCAAAAAGAATATCCTATATGTAGCGGACACTGAGAACCATGCACTGCG AGAGGTTGATTTTGTTAATGAGACTGTCAGAACACTAGCTGGAAATGGGACTAAAGGTTCCGACTATGAAGGAGGAGGCCGAGGAACTAATCAG GTTCTAAATTCACCATGGGATGTCTGCTATGCTCCCTTGGAGGAGACCGTGTACATTGCGATGGCGGGACAACATCAAATCTGGAAACACAACACCCTTGATGGTGTAACTGAAGTTTTCAGTGGTAATGGCTCCGAAAAAAATCTGAATGGTTCAAG CCCCACCAACACATCGTTTGCGCAGCCATCTGGGATTTCATTGGATCCTG AATTGCGGGAGTTATTTGTTGCTGATAGTGAAAGCAGTTCCATTCGAGCTGTTAATTTGAAGTCAGGGGGGTCAAGATGGCTTGCTGGGGGAGATCCAAATTTTCCAGATAATTTGTTTAGG TTTGGCGATCATGACGGGACTGGTTGGGATGTGCTACTCCAGCATCCACTGGGTGTTGTCTATGCTAGCGATAATCAAATATATGTTGCAGATTCTTATAATCACAAG ATAAAAAAGTTAGATCCTGTCACAAAAAAAGTTACAACGATTGCTGGTACTGGACGTGCAGGATACAAGGATGGTGATGCCTTGTCAGCTCAA CTATCTGAGCCAGCAGGACTTGTTGAAGTTGGAGAAG GAAGATTTCTTGTAGCAGATACAAACAACAGTGCAATCAGATCTATAGTTTTGAATGAGAGAGGTGCTGAGGTGCGCACACTAGATTTGACTGGAGTGCAGGCGCCATCACCAAAACCGAAGGCATTGAGACGCCTAAGACGACGGTTATCAGCAGACACAAATGTTATTAACGTTGATGGTGGTTCCTCAATGGAAGGATATGTGTCTCTTGCAATCTCAGTTCCTGATGGTTACCATTTCTCGAAG GAAGCTCGCAGCAAATTTGATGTGGAAACAGAACCAGCTAATGCAATTGAGATCGAGCCAGTGAATGGATCTCTAAACTCAGATGGGCAGGCGTCACTCAAGTTCAaaagaacatcatcatcatcatcaacaggAAGGATCAACTGCAAG GTTTACTACTGCAAAGAAGATGAAGTTTGTCTTTACCAGTCTGTGGCTTTTGATGTCAAATTCCAAGAGGGGGTACCCAGTCCTGCACCAATTACTCTAGCCTATACTGTGGTGCCGAGAGATAATTCAGGTAGTTCGTTAATGGCTGCTGGTAAGAACTTATAA
- the LOC109773779 gene encoding protein SUPPRESSOR OF QUENCHING 1, chloroplastic isoform X3, producing MARQIVPSRSFHRLLTSRHYPLASPAPPLRPILLPKALSRATAAATPQLPRRGRRPVVAASASAPAPSSSETEAVPGAWGKVSAVLFDMDGVLCNSEEPSRCAAVDVFAEMGVDVTVDDFIPFTGTGEANFLGGVARVKGVKDFSTESAKKRFFEIYLDKYAKPNSGIGFPGALELIMECKNAGLKVAVASSADRVKVDANLAAAGLPVSLFDAIVSADAFENLKPAPDIFLAASKNLGVDTNECIVIEDALAGVQAAKAAEIRCIAVTTSLDEDALQQASPVFIRKDIGDISINDILYGGSNAYHNERTENTKNISSLGNASPEILNGATNAESVENTNSSSSKDQGLLGSRRDILRYGSLGIAFSCLFFTIGNWKAMQFASPKGLLNFLTGGNSSIFATNEGESLSSRVQQIKKYLADFETGGSATYVPEFPRKLDWLNTAPLQFGRVILNPF from the exons ATGGCGCGGCAAATCGTGCCTTCTAGAAGCTTCCACCGCCTCCTCACCTCTCGGCACTACCCGCTCGCCTCCCCGGCGCCACCGCTCCGCCCTATACTTCTACCGAAAGCCCTATCTcgggccaccgccgccgccaccccgcaACTCCCTCGCCGGGGGCGACGTCCCGTcgtcgccgcctccgcctccgccccaGCGCCTTCCTCGTCGGAGACCGAGGCGGTGCCGGGGGCATGGGGGAAGGTCTCGGCCGTGCTATTCGACATGGACGGCGTGCTCTGCAACAGCGAGGAGCCGTCGCGCTGCGCCGCCGTGGACGTCTTCGCCGAGATGGGCGTCGACGTCACCGTGGATGACTTCATCCCCTTCACGGGCACAG GTGAGGCCAATTTCCTTGGAGGTGTTGCCAGGGTGAAAGGAGTGAAAGATTTTAGTACTGAAAGCGCCAAGAAGCGCTTTTTTGAGATATACCTTGACAAG TATGCTAAACCAAATTCTGGAATTGGGTTCCCAGGGGCTCTGGAACTCATCATGGAG TGCAAAAACGCAGGTCTGAAGGTCGCTGTTGCATCTAGCGCTGATAGGGTTAAGGTTGATGCAAATCTGGCGGCTGCTGGTTTGCCTGTATCACT ATTTGATGCTATTGTTTCCGCTGATGCTTTTGAAAATTTAAAGCCTGCTCCAGACATATTCCTTGCAGCATCTAAGAACTTAGGTGTTGACACGAATGAG TGCATCGTGATAGAAGATGCGCTTGCTGGAGTTCAAGCTGCAAAAGCTGCGGAAATACG ATGTATTGCTGTGACGACTTCTCTAGATGAAGATGCATTACAACAAGCCAGTCCTGTGTTCATCAGAAAAGACATTGGAGATATTTCAATTAATGACATCCTGTATGGTGGTTCTAATGCTTACCACA ATGAACGGACAGAAAATACCAAGAATATTAGTTCCTTAGGAAATGCTTCTCCTGAAATTCTGAATGGAGCAACTAATGCTGAATCTGTTGAGAATACAAACTCTTCAAGTTCGAAAGACCAAGG GTTGTTGGGTTCTCGTCGGGATATATTAAGATATGGAAGTCTTGGAATAGCTTTTTCATGTCTTTTCTTTACAATCGGAAATTGGAAG GCAATGCAGTTCGCATCTCCTAAAGGTCTGCTTAATTTTTTGACGGGTGGGAACAGTTCAATTTTTGCAACTAATGAAG GAGAATCACTGTCATCAAGAGTTCAGCAAATAAAGAAGTATTTAGCTGATTTTGAAACTGG GGGCTCTGCCACTTACGTACCTGAGTTCCCAAGAAAGCTCGACTGGTTGAATACAGCCCCACTTCAGTTTGGAAGAGTAATTTTGAACCCATTTTAG
- the LOC141021847 gene encoding uncharacterized protein: protein MQVVSSGQIAVNINGEIGPCFPTLCGVSQGDHFSPFLFNMVVDALATILDKAKAARHTEYADDTIIMVEGTMEDITNVKFLPLCFQEMSGLKIIFDKSEVMGRWLSKAGQTILINSCLSSLLLFIMSFYSPSETLHHETGTVQTRFFWASEGDKQKYHMVRWTEICKPQDKGGLRIMSSKTDEHCAPDALALAYCQWRRQPVAPHYPE, encoded by the exons ATGCAGGTGGTCTCCTCCGGTCAGATCGCGGTCAACATCAATGGCGAGATCGGTCCTTGCTTCCCCACCCTATGTGGGGTTAGTCAGGGTGACCATTTCTCTCCGTTCCTCTTCAACATGGTGGTTGATGCTTTGGCTACCATCCTCGACAAGGCGAAGGCCGCGAGACACACCGAG TACGCCGATGACACCATCATTATGGTCGAGGGCACCATGGAGGATATCACGAATGTCAAATTTCTCCCGCTCTGCTTCCAGGAGATGTCAGGCCTCAAGATCATTTTTGATAAGAGCGAGGTGATG GGACGATGGTTGTCTAAGGCAGGCCAGACGATCCTCATTAACTCCTGCCTATCCAGCCTCCTCCTGTTCATCATGAGCTTCTACAGCCCGTCCGAGACGCTTCACCATGAGACCGGCACGGTCCAGACTCGCTTCTTCTGGGCTAGCGAGGGTGATAAGCAGAAATACCACATGGTGCGGTGGACCGAAATCTGCAAGCCGCAGGACAAGGGCGGCCTCCGCATCATGTCCTCCAAAACGGATGAACATTGCGCTCCTGACGCGCTGGCTCTGGCGTACTGCCAATGGCGACGGCAGCCTGTGGCTCCACATTATCCAGAATAA